The Equus caballus isolate H_3958 breed thoroughbred chromosome 12, TB-T2T, whole genome shotgun sequence genome contains a region encoding:
- the VPS51 gene encoding vacuolar protein sorting-associated protein 51 homolog isoform X1 — protein sequence MAAAAAGPGPGSGPGDSPEGPEAEAPERRRKAHGMLKLYYGLSEGEAAGRPAGPDPLDPTDLNGAHFDPEVYLDKLRRECPLAQLMDSETDMVRQIRALDSDMQTLVYENYNKFISATDTIRKMKNDFRKMEDEMDRLATNMAVITDFSARISATLQDRHERITKLAGVHALLRKLQFLFELPSRLTKCVELGAYGQAVRYQGRARAVLQQYQHLPSFRAIQDDCQVITARLAQQLRQRFREGGSGAPEQAECVELLLALGEPAEELCEEFLAHARGRLEEELRSLEAELGPSPPAPDVLEFTDRGGSGFVGGLCQVAAAYQELFAAQGPAGAERLAAFARELGGRYFALVERRLAQEQGGGDNSLLVRALDRFHRRLRAPGALLAAAGLAEAATEIVERVARERLGHHLQGLRAAFLGCLTDVRQALAAPRLAGKEGPGLAELLANVASSILSHIKASLAAVHLFTAKEVSFSNKPYFRGEFCSQGVREGLIVGFIRSMCQTAQSFCDSPGEKGGATPPALLLLLSRLCLDYETATISYVLTLTDEQFLVQDQSPVTPVSTLCAEARETARRLLTHYVKVQGLVISQMLRKSVETRDWLSTLEPRNVRAVMKRVVEDTTAIDVQGILGPRPGLPVGWRIPMLWPPCSACFHHQVGLLYEEGVRKAQSSDSSKRTFSVYSSSRQQGRYAPSYTPSAPMDTNLLSNIQKLFSERIDVFSPVEFNKVSVLTGIIKISLKTLLECVRLRTFGRFGLQQVQVDCHFLQLYLWRFVADEELVHLLLDEVVASAALRCPDPVPMEPSVVEVICERG from the exons ATGGCGGCGGCAGCCGCTGGGCCCGGCCCGGGGTCTGGACCTGGGGACTCCCCGGAGGGGCCCGAGGCGGAGGCTCCGGAGCGTCGGCGGAAGGCGCACGGGATGCTGAAGCTTTACTACGGCCTCTCCGAGGGGGAGGCGGCGGGGCGCCCCGCGGGGCCCGACCCCCTGGACCCCACAGATCTCAACGGGGCGCACTTCGACCCGGAAGTGTATCTGGACAAG CTGCGTAGAGAGTGCCCCCTGGCCCAGCTGATGGACAGTGAGACGGACATGGTGCGGCAGATCCGGGCTCTAGACAGCGACATGCAGACCCTGGTTTATGAGAACTACAACAAGTTCATCTCAGCCACAG ACACCATCCGGAAGATGAAGAACGACTTCCGGAAGATGGAGGACGAGATGGACCGGCTGGCCACCAATATGGCCGTGATCACGGACTTCAGTGCGCGCATCAGCGCCACCCTGCAGGACCGCCACGAGCGCATCACCAAGCTGGCAG GGGTCCACGCCCTGCTGCGGAAGCTGCAGTTCCTTTTCGAGCTGCCCTCGCGCCTCACCAAGTGCGTGGAGCTGGGCGCCTACGGGCAGGCGGTGCGCTACCAGGGCCGGGCGCGGGCCGTGCTGCAGCAGTACCAGCACCTGCCCTCGTTCCGCGCCATCCAGGACGACTGCCAGGTCATCACGGCTCGCCTGGCCCAGCAGCTGCGGCAGCGCTTCAG GGAGGGCGGCTCGGGCGCCCCGGAGCAGGCGGAGTGCGTGGAGCTGCTGCTGGCCCTGGGCGAGCCGGCGGAGGAGCTGTGCGAGGAGTTCCTGGCGCACGCCCGCGGGcgcctggaggaggagctgagaagcCTGGAGGCGGAGCTGGGGCCCTCCCCTCCGGCTCCCGACGTGTTAGAGTTCACCGACCGCGGCGGCAGCGGCTTCGTCGGCGGCCTCTGCCAGGTGGCGGCCGCCTACCAGGAGCTGTTTGCGGCGCAGGGCCCGGCCGGGGCCGAGAGGCTGGCAGCCTTTGCCCGAGAGCTGGGCGGCCGCTACTTTGCGCTGGTGGAGCGGCGGCTGGCGCAGGAGCAGGGTGGCGGTGACAACTCGCTGCTGGTGCGGGCGCTGGACCGCTTCCACCGGCGCCTGCGCGCGCCTGGGGCGCTGCTGGCCGCTGCAGGTCTCGCTGAGGCTGCCACGGAGATCGTGGAGCGAGTGGCCCGCGAACGCCTGGGCCACCACCTGCAGGGCCTGCGGGCCGCTTTCCTGGGCTGCCTGACTGATGTGCGCCAGGCGCTGGCAGCCCCTCGCCTGGctgggaaggaaggccccggCCTGGCCGAGTTGCTGGCCAATGTAGCCAGCTCCATCCTGAGCCACATCAAGGCCTCGCTGGCCGCTGTGCACCTCTTCACCGCCAAGGAGGTGTCTTTCTCCAACAAACCCTACTTCCGG GGCGAGTTCTGCAGCCAGGGTGTCCGCGAAGGCCTCATCGTGGGCTTCATCCGCTCCATGTGCCAGACGGCTCAGAGCTTCTGTGACAGCCCTGGGGAGAAGGGGGGTGCCACGCCACCtgccctgctcctgctgctgtccCGCCTCTGCCTGGACTACGAGACGGCCACCATCTCCTACGTCCTCACCCTCACTGATGAGCAGTTTCTGGTGCAG GACCAGTCTCCAGTGACACCCGTGAGCACACTGTGTGCGGAGGCCAGGGAGACGGCGCGACGACTGCTGACACACTACGTGAAGGTGCAGGGCCTGGTCATATCGCAGATGCTGCGGAAGAGTGTGGAGACCCGGGACTGGCTCAGTACCCTGGAGCCCCGGAACGTGCGTGCTGTCATGAAGCGGGTGGTGGAGGACACGACGGCTATTGATGTACAG GGCATCCTTGGCCCTCGCCCAGGGCTCCCAGTGGGCTGGAGGATCCCCATGCTGTGGCCTCCTTGCAGTGCCTGCTTCCACCACCAGGTGGGGCTCCTGTATGAAGAGGGTGTTCGCAAGGCCCAGAGCAGCGACTCGAGCAAGAGGACCTTCTCCGTGTACAGCAGCTCTCGGCAGCAGGGCCGCTATGCACCCAGCTATACGCCCAG TGCCCCAATGGACACCAACCTCTTGAGCAACATCCAGAAGCTGTTCTCTGAACGGATTGACGTGTTCAGCCCTGTGGAGTTCAACAAG GTGTCAGTGCTGACCGGCATCATCAAGATCAGCCTGAAGACGCTGCTGGAGTGCGTGCGGCTGCGCACCTTTGGGCGCTTCGGGCTGCAGCAGGTGCAGGTGGACTGCCACTTCCTGCAGCTCTACCTGTGGCGCTTCGTGGCTGACGAGGAGCTCGTGCACCTGCTCCTGGACGAAGTGGTGGCCTCAGCTGCCCTGCGCTGCCCGGACCCAGTGCCCATGGAACCCAGTGTCGTCGAGGTCATCTGCGAGCGCGGCTAG
- the VPS51 gene encoding vacuolar protein sorting-associated protein 51 homolog isoform X2 — translation MAAAAAGPGPGSGPGDSPEGPEAEAPERRRKAHGMLKLYYGLSEGEAAGRPAGPDPLDPTDLNGAHFDPEVYLDKLRRECPLAQLMDSETDMVRQIRALDSDMQTLVYENYNKFISATDTIRKMKNDFRKMEDEMDRLATNMAVITDFSARISATLQDRHERITKLAGVHALLRKLQFLFELPSRLTKCVELGAYGQAVRYQGRARAVLQQYQHLPSFRAIQDDCQVITARLAQQLRQRFREGGSGAPEQAECVELLLALGEPAEELCEEFLAHARGRLEEELRSLEAELGPSPPAPDVLEFTDRGGSGFVGGLCQVAAAYQELFAAQGPAGAERLAAFARELGGRYFALVERRLAQEQGGGDNSLLVRALDRFHRRLRAPGALLAAAGLAEAATEIVERVARERLGHHLQGLRAAFLGCLTDVRQALAAPRLAGKEGPGLAELLANVASSILSHIKASLAAVHLFTAKEVSFSNKPYFRGEFCSQGVREGLIVGFIRSMCQTAQSFCDSPGEKGGATPPALLLLLSRLCLDYETATISYVLTLTDEQFLVQDQSPVTPVSTLCAEARETARRLLTHYVKVQGLVISQMLRKSVETRDWLSTLEPRNVRAVMKRVVEDTTAIDVQVGLLYEEGVRKAQSSDSSKRTFSVYSSSRQQGRYAPSYTPSAPMDTNLLSNIQKLFSERIDVFSPVEFNKVSVLTGIIKISLKTLLECVRLRTFGRFGLQQVQVDCHFLQLYLWRFVADEELVHLLLDEVVASAALRCPDPVPMEPSVVEVICERG, via the exons ATGGCGGCGGCAGCCGCTGGGCCCGGCCCGGGGTCTGGACCTGGGGACTCCCCGGAGGGGCCCGAGGCGGAGGCTCCGGAGCGTCGGCGGAAGGCGCACGGGATGCTGAAGCTTTACTACGGCCTCTCCGAGGGGGAGGCGGCGGGGCGCCCCGCGGGGCCCGACCCCCTGGACCCCACAGATCTCAACGGGGCGCACTTCGACCCGGAAGTGTATCTGGACAAG CTGCGTAGAGAGTGCCCCCTGGCCCAGCTGATGGACAGTGAGACGGACATGGTGCGGCAGATCCGGGCTCTAGACAGCGACATGCAGACCCTGGTTTATGAGAACTACAACAAGTTCATCTCAGCCACAG ACACCATCCGGAAGATGAAGAACGACTTCCGGAAGATGGAGGACGAGATGGACCGGCTGGCCACCAATATGGCCGTGATCACGGACTTCAGTGCGCGCATCAGCGCCACCCTGCAGGACCGCCACGAGCGCATCACCAAGCTGGCAG GGGTCCACGCCCTGCTGCGGAAGCTGCAGTTCCTTTTCGAGCTGCCCTCGCGCCTCACCAAGTGCGTGGAGCTGGGCGCCTACGGGCAGGCGGTGCGCTACCAGGGCCGGGCGCGGGCCGTGCTGCAGCAGTACCAGCACCTGCCCTCGTTCCGCGCCATCCAGGACGACTGCCAGGTCATCACGGCTCGCCTGGCCCAGCAGCTGCGGCAGCGCTTCAG GGAGGGCGGCTCGGGCGCCCCGGAGCAGGCGGAGTGCGTGGAGCTGCTGCTGGCCCTGGGCGAGCCGGCGGAGGAGCTGTGCGAGGAGTTCCTGGCGCACGCCCGCGGGcgcctggaggaggagctgagaagcCTGGAGGCGGAGCTGGGGCCCTCCCCTCCGGCTCCCGACGTGTTAGAGTTCACCGACCGCGGCGGCAGCGGCTTCGTCGGCGGCCTCTGCCAGGTGGCGGCCGCCTACCAGGAGCTGTTTGCGGCGCAGGGCCCGGCCGGGGCCGAGAGGCTGGCAGCCTTTGCCCGAGAGCTGGGCGGCCGCTACTTTGCGCTGGTGGAGCGGCGGCTGGCGCAGGAGCAGGGTGGCGGTGACAACTCGCTGCTGGTGCGGGCGCTGGACCGCTTCCACCGGCGCCTGCGCGCGCCTGGGGCGCTGCTGGCCGCTGCAGGTCTCGCTGAGGCTGCCACGGAGATCGTGGAGCGAGTGGCCCGCGAACGCCTGGGCCACCACCTGCAGGGCCTGCGGGCCGCTTTCCTGGGCTGCCTGACTGATGTGCGCCAGGCGCTGGCAGCCCCTCGCCTGGctgggaaggaaggccccggCCTGGCCGAGTTGCTGGCCAATGTAGCCAGCTCCATCCTGAGCCACATCAAGGCCTCGCTGGCCGCTGTGCACCTCTTCACCGCCAAGGAGGTGTCTTTCTCCAACAAACCCTACTTCCGG GGCGAGTTCTGCAGCCAGGGTGTCCGCGAAGGCCTCATCGTGGGCTTCATCCGCTCCATGTGCCAGACGGCTCAGAGCTTCTGTGACAGCCCTGGGGAGAAGGGGGGTGCCACGCCACCtgccctgctcctgctgctgtccCGCCTCTGCCTGGACTACGAGACGGCCACCATCTCCTACGTCCTCACCCTCACTGATGAGCAGTTTCTGGTGCAG GACCAGTCTCCAGTGACACCCGTGAGCACACTGTGTGCGGAGGCCAGGGAGACGGCGCGACGACTGCTGACACACTACGTGAAGGTGCAGGGCCTGGTCATATCGCAGATGCTGCGGAAGAGTGTGGAGACCCGGGACTGGCTCAGTACCCTGGAGCCCCGGAACGTGCGTGCTGTCATGAAGCGGGTGGTGGAGGACACGACGGCTATTGATGTACAG GTGGGGCTCCTGTATGAAGAGGGTGTTCGCAAGGCCCAGAGCAGCGACTCGAGCAAGAGGACCTTCTCCGTGTACAGCAGCTCTCGGCAGCAGGGCCGCTATGCACCCAGCTATACGCCCAG TGCCCCAATGGACACCAACCTCTTGAGCAACATCCAGAAGCTGTTCTCTGAACGGATTGACGTGTTCAGCCCTGTGGAGTTCAACAAG GTGTCAGTGCTGACCGGCATCATCAAGATCAGCCTGAAGACGCTGCTGGAGTGCGTGCGGCTGCGCACCTTTGGGCGCTTCGGGCTGCAGCAGGTGCAGGTGGACTGCCACTTCCTGCAGCTCTACCTGTGGCGCTTCGTGGCTGACGAGGAGCTCGTGCACCTGCTCCTGGACGAAGTGGTGGCCTCAGCTGCCCTGCGCTGCCCGGACCCAGTGCCCATGGAACCCAGTGTCGTCGAGGTCATCTGCGAGCGCGGCTAG